DNA from Brassica napus cultivar Da-Ae chromosome C4, Da-Ae, whole genome shotgun sequence:
tagatctaatgatctcaactatcgtttGTCGATCAATTAAAAAGtttcgatcgatgatcctatagggatatcgatcgattcacCTTTCACTCCGTtgattattcaataatgatatcgatcgacgcgcttctagttaagatTTATGCACGGGTTGAATggtagcttactaagctcactagatcagctctcgccttactcatagcaagaaacttagctcagttagaatggtttctggatgagaatgaagctctcgcttttatctatcaatcctagggaaagttctaggtagctaatctagaaacatgcattaatgacaatcctaatgacaattatcacaactcaacaatttatagttggggctaatccctcctaacctatttaaaccctaaaatctaacaatggaactactcagacatgggtTAGCAATTCATAACATCATTTAGGtatgaaaacttcattagaatagtaaatagatattaatggagttctaatcacaaattataactttggatcttctctccaatctatcaaattCCTAGGAaaccttgctgtgaaaataataaacaagaaaacacactttgcctctaacatggtggcatagcttatataattaggttaaaactcgtcaagggtaatcttgtaaattggtgaagacttgggctttaagtcggctgtgaccaaacaggCTTTCTGGGCgtttcgctgtcgatcgatgtcaagacatgaacatcgatcgattattcctcttcaatattgaccgatggtcgagctcgatggtcatctcgggtgcttgctccaaatatttccaaaatgcttcaaaatcatcatttatctccaaatcactctgatcctataaatatgctaaatagactctataatataataattaatagttaaaacacttataaaccatgggtaaaagtgggtcaaatccatggcctatcaaGTATGCAGTCTCTTTCCCTCCTGTGTTTTATCACCTCTCGTTCCTATCTCACTGGTTGGATCTGTGCGTTTTGTCCCACAACCTGTCACTCTGGTTGTAGCTTCGTGTACGGATTGCTCAAACCTCATCACCACTTCATACTACTCTGGTCCTCGCCCATCAATACAGGTTCCTATCTCTGAGATTTTCAAACTTAATCACATGTGATGTGTTAATTTCTTAGGAGTGGTTTATTACTAGCTTTAATGCGACCCTTTACTGCAGTATGCAGTCCCTTTACTTGCAGTATGCAATTCTGCCTTGGGTATATTCAAGTTCACTTGTGATTTGTTATGGGAGTTTGATGGATTTATGTCTAACATGTTCAGTCTTCCGGTTAATGTGGTCTGCTTGGacattactccctccgttcctaaatgtaggatgtttaaaaaaaaatgatgtttcagtatataaaatgttttcagttttctatgtaacttttactttattaaaaactatacAACCAATCATATTTAAGAATCCATTTTGTAATTGTTTGaaattcattaatttatatttttaatgatattttctagATAAAAAGTAAGTTTcttaatattgttattttacctaaacatcttatatttaggaaCAGAGAGAGAGTAACTATCTGTCTTCCTACTCTTTGGAGTTTGTTCTCCTTGGAATGTCATTATCTACTTTTAGTGGTTTTGGTGCAGGGAATAAAATGTTGAAGATTACATATACTTCAGTTACTGAAGTTCTAATCAAAGGCTCATCAAAATGGTGTTTAATCGCCTATGTGTATAGCCATTTCAAAGATTATAAATTGTTGTGCACTTGATACTGTTTCAATCTCGGGATCTATTTCACTGATTGTGGTCTCTAGTCCCAATCACTTTGTATCTTGGTCGCTGAGAGTATAGGATCCCTCTATACCATTAGTTGTTCATGTGTTTTGTTTGCCCCTATCTTTATCTGCTTAATTGTAATAGTTTGTTTGGCCATGATAGCTTTTTATTATGTaatgtgaattttttttcttttaatggaaagtaaaaatctataaattagaggtttgtccaaaaaaaaaacctcttaCGAGAACATAAGACAAAAGAACAATAAACAAACTTCTTCAAGTAGACAGACACAAATTACAAACTCCACGTTGAGGTAATCAATGTCAACACCAATAATTACATCCTAATCCAACATGTTTCCACTACACACCATGCTTTagattttgtattaaaaaagtTTGAAGATTTTTGCTGGAGACGTCCCAATTTATCTCTTTAGATGAGAAAAATTAAACATATGTCAAATCAGATAATGGGTATTAGCGAAAAGAGCAAGATAATAAACATATTGAGTAATCAAGAGGACAACGATGGTTGAAGGATAAATTTCATAGAAGTAAGACAACGCAGCCATTCACGAGTACGCCAATAATTTCATAAACATATTAAGTACGCATGattaaatgttcaaaaaaagaaaagtacgCATGATTAATCCTCACAAGCAAAAGCAAACAACTTTGCACAATGGGTGAATTCGAAATTGAcggaaactgaggaggatgttTTTGCCTCGGAAGGAGCGACCCACTTCGTTGCCGGCGCCTAAAAGAGTTACGATACCCATTGgctgctcttttttttttttagagaaatagaaGACGAAGCCATTTTTCGATTCTTTCTCTTTTCCTAGGGAGGAATTACTCAGAACAGTGTGGAAGGAACACACTCTTGAGGTAAAATTGAGCACATCTTTGAATCTTTTACTGTAAAAGTTTGTTGAggaatagaaaacataaaaaaaacaccaaaccaCGATGGGTTGAACCCACGACATTTTGATTTGAGGTCAGACACAGTAATCAACTGCGATATGCGCTCGataaaaacattttgaaaattaatttttaatttaacacAAACAATTTAATACCGACTATACcgaaaatactaaaatatccCGCAAGTCTTccataattttacatttttgtctcTTTTCTTGTTCCTCGACAATCGACAGACACTTCCGCCGCCCGTCGATATCTGCATAGTTCccggcgacttcttcttcttctcgtctcAAGTAAGTTTCCCTTCAACTTttccctttttcttttatttctttctccGCCCCGAGAACCATAAGTGGTGACTTCGAGCTCTCGGTTTTGACCGAACTCTCCTATTCGAATCGAATTCAATACCCATACGAGAGATCGATCCTTTTTCGCCTCTTAATTTTCCATATTTAAGCTCAGACGGGTTTCGCAAAACTACGATTGGCTTTAGTCCTCCATTTCCCTAATTCAAGATCCCAAATTCTATTGGTTAATTGGGAAAATTTGTCTTTTTTGTGGTCTGATGATTGCACCAAGTTGACTTCTTTTTATTCATTCAACTCCTAACTATCAACTTCTTCTGATACTCTCTCAGGTGGTAGTGCCAAAACCAATTTAAAGCCTTTATCGTTCGTGAGGCTCCTTAGAAGAAGCTATGGTTGATTTAGATGACTTGCTTTTGGAAGCTGCTGGTAGAACAAACGCAGCTGCTACAAGGCGCCGTCATTCTCATCCTTCATCATCCAGGAGACGTGAAGGTTCTTTCTCTGATGGTGGCAGCGATTCGAGAGACGATTCTGATGAAGACCGTGGCTACCCAGCAAGTAGGAAACCCTCTGTTTCTCAAGTTCCTTTGAAAAAGAGATTAGAGGCAGAGAGAGAAGCTCGAGCGGAAGGAGGTTATGGTGACGGCACATCTGATCGTGAAGGCGACAGCAGCGAGGAGTCTGATTTTGGAGATGATCTTTACAAGAATGAGGAAGACAGGCAGAAGCTTGCTGGGATGACTGAGTTTCAGAGAGAGATGATTCTTGCTGAACGTGCTGATAAGAAAGGTGATAAGAACTTTACTGAAAAGCTTAGGTCCAAGAGAGAAAACGAGAAGACCACCACCCCTGTTTCCAAAAAGGACACTCAGCCTCTTCCGGCATCTCGTGGTGTTCGGTCTTCTGCTAGATCTGCAGACAGAGCAGCTGCAAAGGATGATGCTTTGAACGAGTTGAGGGCAAAGCGTATGAAGCAGCAGGACCCTGCGGCTCTCAAGAAACTGAGAGATGCATCAAAAGGCGGTTCAGGTAGCAGAGATTTCTCATCGATGAAGAGGAAACCTTTAGCTTCCTCGAAGTTTAGTAGCTCAAGTGACAGTGATAGGTCTCAGAGCGACGATGAAGGCTCCAATGGAGGAATGGTGGACAGTGATGACGACAGGTCAGATGTGCCTACGTATGAGGATATTAAGGAGATTACAATTAGGAGGTCTAAGCTTGCTAAATGGTTAATGGAGCCTTTCTTTGAAGAGCTTATCGTTGGTTGCTTTGTGAGGGTTGGGATTGGAAGGTCAAAGAGTGGTCCGATTTATAGACTCTGCATGGTGAAGAATGTTGATGCAGCTGATCCAGACAAGGCATACAAGCTAGAGAACAAAACTACACACAAGTACCTTAACGTGTTCTGGGGAAATGAAACCTCTGCTGCTCGTTGGCAAATGGCAATGAT
Protein-coding regions in this window:
- the LOC111205238 gene encoding protein RTF1 homolog, which encodes MVDLDDLLLEAAGRTNAAATRRRHSHPSSSRRREGSFSDGGSDSRDDSDEDRGYPASRKPSVSQVPLKKRLEAEREARAEGGYGDGTSDREGDSSEESDFGDDLYKNEEDRQKLAGMTEFQREMILAERADKKGDKNFTEKLRSKRENEKTTTPVSKKDTQPLPASRGVRSSARSADRAAAKDDALNELRAKRMKQQDPAALKKLRDASKGGSGSRDFSSMKRKPLASSKFSSSSDSDRSQSDDEGSNGGMVDSDDDRSDVPTYEDIKEITIRRSKLAKWLMEPFFEELIVGCFVRVGIGRSKSGPIYRLCMVKNVDAADPDKAYKLENKTTHKYLNVFWGNETSAARWQMAMISDGHPVEEEYRQWIREVERTNGRLPSKQDVSEKKEAIRRINSFVYSAETVKQMLQEKKSASVRPMNVAAEKDRLRKELEIAESKNDQAGVERIKAKIKQLDVSRNKKGVDKKALKLYEMNKKNRAENFKNASEVKSITASLKAGEAGYDPFSRRWTRSSNYYNGKNSGKDGGENEAAVAAAVKSNGADAEGENGVEATEAALEAAAEAGKLIDTRAPIGQGAEHNLMHNFELPLSLAALQKYGGPQGVQKAFMARKQMTEATVGCRVVVNDGKRHGLTLTVSDYKRRRGLL